From one Mytilus edulis chromosome 1, xbMytEdul2.2, whole genome shotgun sequence genomic stretch:
- the LOC139481789 gene encoding uncharacterized protein → MRTTTIFLLCIIGCAVVHGQFPGGGQNFGQQGGGPNFGPGGPQGGGPNFGAGPQGGPNFGGPQGQGFGPGGPQGGGIPGQGGFGPQGGAGIPGQGGFPQGNAGIGQAGQTQQGLPPPPQSNSVWTYATCYLNETGSNVRGRVDMRQATFGGPTQARVQVIGLPPSLMSDTEHGMHVHEYGDIGRGCYAAGPHFDVNGFSFHGSPNNVRSNTFHEGDMGNLRQSNAGVIDAELVLPAMTIDGDNGVIGRAVVLHEGRDDLGRGGTSMSLQTGNAGAPIACCVLSHADSTNWDNRFIQTGRPTQFSNTIPTNPNQFGGLQGQQGAGFNALNPFGQGPGPNGFNGGPGPQGGFGGPGGPGGPGGPGGPGGPGGPGGPQDGGFGGFN, encoded by the exons ATGCGAACAACAACGATTTTTCTACTGTGTATTATTGGATGTGCAGTTGTACATGGACAGTTTCCTGGAGGGGGTCAGAATTTTGGTCAGCAAGGAGGAGGGCCTAACTTCGGTCCAGGTGGTCCACAAGGTGGTGGACCAAATTTTGGTGCCGGACCTCAAGGAGGTCCAAACTTCGGAGGTCCACAGGGACAGGGATTTGGTCCTGGAGGCCCTCAGGGCGGAGGTATTCCGGGACAAGGTGGCTTTGGTCCACAGGGCGGAGCAGGAATTCCAGGTCAAGGCGGCTTTCCTCAAGGAAACGCTGGAATTGGTCAAGCTGGACAAACAC aaCAAGGACTTCCACCACCCCCGCAATCAAATAGTGTTTGGACATATGCAACGTGCTATTTGAATGAAACCGGATCAAACGTGAGAGGTCGTGTAGATATGAGACAAGCT ACATTCGGTGGTCCAACACAAGCCAGAGTACAAGTTATTGGCTTACCGCCAAGTTTAATGAGTGACACTGAACATGGAATGCATGTACACGAGTATGGTGACATAGGCAGAGGATGCTATGCTGCCGGACCTCATTTTGATGTCAATGGTTTCTCTTTCCATGGATCACCAAATAATGTCAGATC gaataCATTTCACGAGGGTGATATGGGTAATTTACGACAATCTAATGCTGGTGTAATAGATGCTGAGTTAGTTCTGCCAGCCATGACAATAGACGGAGACAATGGTGTTATAGGACGTGCAGTAGTG TTACATGAAGGTAGAGATGATTTGGGAAGAGGAGGAACTTCAATGAGTCTTCAAACAGGAAATGCAGGTGCTCCAATAGCTTGTTGTGTTTTATCTCATGCCGATAGTACAAATTGGGATAATCGTTTTATTCAAACCGGAAGACCTACACAATTTTCGAACACTATTCCCACAAACCCTAACCAGTTCGGAGGACTTCAAGGACAACAAGGCGCCGGATTTAATGCGCTAAATCCATTTGGACAAGGTCCTGGACCTAACGGCTTTAATGGTGGTCCTGGCCCTCAAGGTGGTTTTGGTGGACCCGGTGGACCTGGTGGTCCCGGTGGACCTGGTGGACCCGGTGGACCTGGCGGACCCGGTGGACCTCAAGATGGAGGATTTGGTGGTTTCAACTAG